One segment of Clostridium ljungdahlii DSM 13528 DNA contains the following:
- the mnmE gene encoding tRNA uridine-5-carboxymethylaminomethyl(34) synthesis GTPase MnmE produces the protein MKEFDTIAAVATVLGEGGISIIRISGCDSLKIVNSIFKGKSNKNLIDMKPYSMRYGYIVEKSTGELLDEVLVSFMKSPKSYTSEDTVEINCHGGVVATKKVLEEVIKSGARIAEPGEFTKRAFLNGRIDLSQAEAVIDIIRAKTELSMKSAVQQSTGKISKEINALREKLLEVIAHIEATVDYPEEDLEEMTSDKVSMRLQEILDEINHILSTAEEGKIVRDGLNTVIVGKPNVGKSSLLNSLIRENRAIVTDVPGTTRDVIEEYMNIDGIPIKVIDTAGIRETEDLVEKIGVERSKQKIDEADLVILMLDSSEELDDEDKEIMNYVKDKKYIILLNKIDINDKINLDDICNLDSSCIIKTSIKTGKGLDKIKTCIKDLFFKGEVKPGDLFITNARHKEGLIRAKESCIEALGALKNTSAIDLASIDIRNAWDNLGKITGDTLEEDIIDKIFSQFCLGK, from the coding sequence ATGAAAGAGTTTGATACAATAGCAGCTGTAGCTACGGTTTTAGGTGAAGGTGGCATATCGATTATAAGAATTTCAGGCTGTGATTCACTTAAAATAGTTAATAGTATATTTAAAGGAAAAAGTAATAAAAATTTGATTGATATGAAGCCTTATTCTATGAGATATGGTTATATAGTAGAAAAAAGTACTGGTGAATTACTAGATGAAGTACTTGTTAGTTTTATGAAGTCCCCTAAAAGTTATACTTCAGAAGATACAGTTGAAATAAATTGTCACGGTGGAGTTGTGGCAACTAAGAAAGTACTCGAGGAAGTTATTAAATCTGGAGCTAGAATTGCAGAGCCAGGAGAGTTTACAAAAAGGGCATTTTTAAATGGAAGGATAGATTTAAGTCAGGCGGAAGCGGTAATTGATATAATTAGAGCAAAAACTGAACTTTCGATGAAGTCAGCTGTACAGCAATCTACTGGTAAGATTTCTAAAGAAATTAACGCACTTAGAGAAAAGCTTTTAGAGGTAATTGCACATATAGAGGCTACAGTGGACTATCCTGAAGAAGACTTAGAAGAAATGACATCAGATAAGGTTTCCATGAGATTACAGGAAATATTAGACGAAATAAATCATATATTAAGCACTGCGGAAGAAGGTAAGATAGTCAGAGATGGATTGAATACAGTAATTGTAGGAAAACCTAATGTAGGTAAGTCCTCACTTTTAAATTCTTTAATTAGAGAAAATAGGGCAATAGTTACAGATGTACCAGGTACAACAAGGGATGTTATAGAGGAATATATGAATATAGATGGAATTCCTATAAAGGTAATTGATACTGCAGGGATAAGGGAAACGGAGGATTTGGTAGAAAAAATTGGCGTAGAAAGATCTAAACAAAAGATAGATGAAGCTGATTTAGTCATATTAATGCTGGATTCAAGTGAAGAATTGGATGATGAAGATAAAGAGATTATGAATTATGTAAAAGATAAAAAATATATAATTCTATTAAATAAAATTGATATAAATGATAAAATAAATTTAGACGATATTTGTAATTTAGATTCCAGTTGTATAATAAAAACTTCAATAAAGACAGGTAAAGGATTGGATAAGATAAAAACATGTATTAAAGACTTGTTTTTTAAAGGTGAGGTTAAACCGGGAGATTTATTTATAACTAATGCTAGACATAAGGAAGGACTTATAAGAGCTAAGGAAAGTTGTATTGAAGCTTTAGGAGCATTAAAGAATACATCTGCTATAGATTTGGCATCTATAGATATAAGAAATGCATGGGATAATCTTGGCAAGATAACTGGAGACACCTTAGAAGAAGATATAATTGATAAAATATTTTCACAATTTTGTTTAGGAAAGTAG